The following nucleotide sequence is from Nodosilinea sp. FACHB-141.
TCGCCACTGACGACTACACGGTGGAGCTGCGGCTGAAGCAGCCCCAAAGCACCTTCGTCAACCGCCTGATCACCGTGGGCATTGTGCCGGAGCACGCCCATGGTCCTGACTATGCTCGCAACCCCATTGGCTCTGGCCCCTATCAACTTGTCCAGTGGGACGAGGGGCAGCAGCTGATTGTCGAAGCTAACCCCAACTATTACGACGAAGCCCCTGGAATTGGGCGACTCGTTTTTCTATTTACCGAAGAAGACGCTGCCTTTGCGGCGGCCCAAGCTGGACAGGCCCAGGTGGTCAGCGTACCTCAGTCGCTGGCGGTGCAGAGCATTGAGGGCATGAAGCTCTACGACGTTGCCAGCGTGGATAACCGGGGGCTGATGTTTCCCTTTCCTGACGGGGGGAGTAAGACTACGCCAGACGGTAAACCCGTGGGCAACGCCGTCACCTCAGATCGGGCAATTCGGCAGGCGGTGAACTACGCCGTGGATCGGCAGGCGTTGGTAGACGGGGTGTTGGAGGGCTACGGATCGCCTGCCTACGGCCCAGTAAGCGGCCTGGCTTGGGAAGAACCGAGTGCCAATATTAAAGATGCTGACCCGGAGCGCGCTAAGCAGATTTTGGCAGATGGGGGCTGGAGCGACAGCAATAGCGATGGTGTCGTTGAGAAAGATGGCTTAAAGGCCGAATTCACCCTACTCTACCCAGCTAGCGACAGTACTCGCCAGGCTTTGGCGTTGTCGGTTGCGGAAATGCTCAAGCCTGTGGGTATTCAGGTCAATGTTGAGGGCAAGAGCTGGGATGAGATTACTCCCCTAGCGCACAGCAACGCGGTGCTGTTTGGTTGGGGCAGCCACGACCAGACGGAGATGTACAACCTCTACCACAGCAAAGCGGCCCAGGGCGATTTTTACAACGCGGGCTACTACGCCAACCGGGCCATTGACCAAAGGCTAGACCTGGCGATGGGGGCCCCTTCAGAGGCAGAAGCGATCGCATTCTGGCAAGCGGCCCAGTGGGACGGCCAGGAGGGGTTCACGGCCAAGGGCGATGCCGCCTGGGCCTGGCTGGTCAACCTCAACCACACCTACTTTGTCCACGAGTGCCTGGACATCGGCCAACCCCAGGTTGAGCCCCACGGCCACGGCTGGCCCGTTACTGCCAACATTGCTAGCTGGACCTGGACATGCAACTAAAGCCAATTCTGCTGTTTTTCGGCTACAAGCTAGTGCGGCTGGCGCTGCTCCTGGTCGCCGTAGCGGTGCTAACCTTTGGCCTGATGAGCCTGTCACCCATTGACCCGGTGCAAGCCTACGTTGGGGCCGACGTGCTGCAGGTCAGTGCCGCCCAGCGAGAGCTGATCGCTCAGCGCTGGGGCCTGGATCAGCCGATGATTGTGCGCTTTTGGGACTGGTTTGGGCAAATCATTCAGGGCAACTGGGGCACCTCAATGGTGTTTAACCAGCCGGTTTTGCAGGTGATCGGCCAGCGGTTTCAGGTGTCGCTACAACTGCTTGCAATCGCATGGCTCCTGTCTGGTCTGCTGGGGCTAGTGCTGGGCGTGCTGGCCGGGGCTTTTGAGGGCACCTGGATTGACCGGGGCATTCGTCTCTATGCTTACACTCTGGCGTCGTCGCCGACGTTTTGGGTGGCGCTGCTGCTGCTGATTCTCTTTTCGGTGTCACTGCGGCTGACCCCGATTTGCTGTGCAGCTCCGCCGGGGGTGCTGGCCCAAAACGTTACTTTCTGGCAGCATCTGCACCATCTGCTGCTGCCCGCCCTCGCCCTGAGCATCATTGGCATTGCCAGCATTGCCCTCCACACCCGCCAGAAGCTGATCGATGTGCTGCACAGCGACTATGTGCTGTTTGCTCGCGCTCAGGGCGAGAGCCTCTGGGGTATCTTGCGGCACCACGGACTGAGGAACATCCTGCTGCCCGCGTTAACCCTGCAATTTGCCTCCCTCAGTGAGCTATTTGGCGGCTCGGTGCTGGTGGAGCAGGTGTTTGCCTATCCGGGGCTAGGGCAGGCGACCGTGCAGGCAGCGTTGCGCAGCGATGTGCCGCTGCTGGTGGGCATCGTTTTCTTTAGCGCCCTGTTTGTTTACACCGGCAATACCTTGGCCGATCTGTCTTACCAGGTGATTGACCCACGCATCCGCATTGGCGGCAGGACGACCGCATGACCACCCTTGCACCTCCCCAAATTCGCGCTGCCAAACAGCGGAGCAGTCGACGGCAGCAGACCCTTTGGACCATTGGGCTATGTGCCTTCTTTTTAGCGGCCATCATCTTCAGCACCTGGGTGATTGGCGATGCTGGACTTAGCCCGGTATTGACCCAGCGCAACCAGCCCCCCTCCCTAGCCCATCCCTTTGGCACCGACTGGTTGGGGCGAGACATGCTGACGCGATCGCTCCACGGCATGTCCCTCAGCCTGCGGGTGGGTCTGCTGGCCGCCACCGCCAGCGCGCTGATTGCCACTCTGCTGGGGTTAGCGGCAGGCACGTTGGGCGGCTGGGTTGATGCCGTTATCTGCTGGATTATCGACGTGTGCTTTAGCCTGCCCCACCTGGTGCTGCTGATTTTAGTTGCCTTTGCGGTCGGGGGCGGCACCCGGGGGGTAATCATCGCCGTAGCGCTGACCCACTGGCCTAGTCTGGCCCGCGTCATTCGAGCAGAGGTGTTGCAGGTCAACAGCTCCGACTATGTGCAGCTCTCCCATCGGCTGGGTCGCTCTCCCGCCTGGATTGCCCGCCACCACATGGTGCCCCACGTCATTCCTCAGCTGCTGGTGGGGTTGATTCTGCTGTTTCCCCACGCCATTTTGCACGAGGCAGCGCTGTCGTTTATCGGCATTGGCATTTCGCCGCACCTGCCTGCCATCGGCATTATTTTGGCGGAGTCGATGCGGCACCTATCTACCGGCTACTGGTGGTTGGGGGTGATGCCCGGTTTGCTGCTGCTGCTGTCGGTCAAAGCTTTTGACTGGCTGGGCGAAAATCTGCGGGCGTTGCTCGATCCAAAGACGAGTCAGGGGTAGCTATGCTGTCAGTTTCAAATCTCAGCGTTACGTTTACCCAGTACGAGCAGGGGCTGCGCCGCAAGCAGCTCACGGTGATCACTGACCTGGATTTGGAGGTCAAAGCCGGGGAAGTGGTGGCGGTGGTGGGCGCTAGCGGGTCGGGTAAGAGCCTGCTGGCCCACGCCATTTTGGGAATTTTGCCGGAGAACGCGACCGTCGGCGGCACAATGCTGTTTCAGGGTCAGCCGCTGACGCCCCAACGGTGGCAGCAGCTGCGCGGCAAGGCCATTGCTCTGATTCCTCAGTCGGTGGGCTACCTCGATCCGCTGATGCGGGTGGGGCAGCAGGTGCAGCGGGTGGCCCAGCTCAACGGCCTATCTAAGCCTGCGGCCCGAACGACGGTGAAGCAAACCTTTCATCGCTACGACTTGCCGCCCCAGACCGGTCGCTGCTACCCGTTTCAGGTGTCGGGGGGAATGGCGCGGCGGGTGCTGGTGTCTACGGCGGTGGTCAGCCAGGCCGACCTGGTGATTGCCGACGAACCCACTCCTGGCCTGCACCCCGATGTGGTGGTCGAAACCCTGAATCACCTGCGGGAGTTGGCCCAGGAAGGGCGCGGGGTAATTCTCATTACCCACGACATTCAAGCGGCGCTGATGGTGGCTGACCGGGTAGCGGTGTTTTACGCCGGCACGACCGCAGAGATCGCCTCGGCTCAGGACTTTGCTACCAGGAACCTGCGTCACCCCTACACCCAGGCGCTCTGGCGATCGCTGCCCCAAAATGATTTTGCGCCGGTACCCGGTAACCAGCCCAGCCCTGAGGCGCTGCCGGTGGGCTGCCTGTTTAGCGATCGCTGCCCCTGGATGACAGAGGCCTGTCTGCCCGAGCGACCGGCGCTGCGGGCAGTGCGAGGTGGTTTAGTGAGGTGCATTCATGCTGACCGGTGAAGGACTTTGGTTTCGCTATGCGCCCCAGCTGCCCTGGGTGGTGCAGTCCCAGTCTCTGACCGTGAAACCGGGCGAAGTCGTCGGACTGATGGCCCCTTCTGGCTTTGGCAAAACAACCCTAGCTAAGCTGTTGGCAGGCTATTTGATGCCCACCCAAGGCGGGGTGAGCGTAGACGAGCAGCCGCTTCCTGCCCGGCGGTACTGCCCAGTGCAGCTCGTTTTTCAAAATCCGGAGCTGGCGGTCAACCCGCGCTGGCGCATCGACCAGATTTTGCGCGAAGGCCATCCCCCCCAGATGCATCAGCTCGATGCTCTGGGCATTCACCCTGGCTGGCTCAGCCGCTACCCCCACGAGCTGAGCGGCGGTGAGCTGCAGCGAATTGCGATCGCCCGCACCCTCAACCCCCAGACCCGCTACCTGATCGCCGACGAAATGACGGCCATGCTCGACGCCAACACCCAGGCGCTGATCTGGCAGGCCGTTCTGGCCTACACCCGCTCCCATCAGATCGGGGTTTTGGTGGTCAGCCACGATTGGCCTCTGATGAGGCGGCTGTGCGACCGCATCCTCGATTTGGCCGCCACACAAGACCACCGCACTCTAATTTCTCAGTAGCCGCAGCCCGCTCAGCGTCACGATTACCGTCGAGCCTTCGTGCCCTAGCACGCCCAAGGGCAACGTCAAATTGCTTGGAAAATTCGAAATCAGCAGAATCACGATAAACCCAAGGGCAAACACTATGTTTTGTTTGACCACGCTCTGAGCCCGACGGCCCAGGCATCGTGTGCGCCCCCTTAGTGTGGCTTACAGCCTGCTAGCTGATTGAGCAGCAGCAAATCGAGCCCGCCCTCGTCATTGGCATGCCGATTGGGTTTAGCTATGCCTCAGCGGCAAAGCGGCGACTGGCGGCGACAAAAGTTGCTCACATCACAATTAAGGCAGCCTCGGCGGTGGGCTTTTAGCATCAGTGGCGTTAAATTCTCTAGTAGAAATGCTCATTGAAAAGCCGGATTGTCACTGTTACCTGACCCGTTCTTAGCTTCAATCCCTGTCCCAGTCGCGCAAAATCCGCATTCTCTCGTTTCCGCCTAAGCCCGAAGCTATACATTCCACGTTGAGTAGTTGCCTGCGCGCAATTAGCCAATCTGACTTGCCCCACGCCCTTACTCACAAAAGAGCTGCCAAGAGAGATTGTGATGCTGCTCTACGGCGCGGGGCAGCTATTCAATCTGTCATCACTACAGCTATGCAAGGGCTAGACTAACCGGCCTCCTTAGTATTAGCCAAAACGGACTAGCACTATGCCTCGATAGACGGCTGTATAGCGTAACCGGCAAAGGTCACCTCAAAGCCATCTCCTTCGGGGGAAGCAGCCATGATGCCTATCTGAAGGGCGGGCGCGTCTTGGAAGTAGGTCAACCGAAAGGGCCTGAAGTCACCGTTTTCATCCCTGTAGAGTAGCTCAATCGCCTCGCCCCGCCGTTCTAGCCGCAGCCGCAGCGTTTCAGGGGCCTTGGTTAGCGCCACCATCGACCAGTCAGAGTAGTCATGGGTGACGACGGCGCTCAGGTTTTGCACTCCGTTCACGTACTCAATACCCGCTTTCAGCCAGTGGTTGTTGTCAATGTGCACCATCAGCCCCGCTTGGTCGTAGAGGTCGCGATACTGTCCCACAATCGTGACCTCGGCTACGAAGTCTCCGGTGATAGTTTCGTAGAAAAAGTGACCGCTGTGGCGAATAAAGCCATAGTGGGTAATCCGCCAAAAGTCAGTGTTGGGGGCGGTAGTGAGGGTAATTTGCTGGTCGGTTTGTGCCCACTGGGGCGGTTCATTGAGCCATTGCATGGGGTTTTCTCACAGCGTTCAAACGACAAAAAGAGAGACGGGGTTATGCAGCGAGCCTAGACCGTCTCTTCTAGAGACAGCAGGAACTGCCTGAGGAGCGGCACGAGTAGGTCTAGCTCGTTGGGAGTAGCAAATTGTGCCAGCAGTTCGTGTTCTTTGGCAAACAAGACTGGCATCACCGCATTGGCTAGCTCAATACCTTTAGAAGTGAGCTGCACAATCACGCTGCGGCGATCGCCCGCATCCCTGAGGCGCTCTACAAGGCCGTCCTGCTCTAGGCGGTCGATGCGGTTGGTCATTGCCCCAGACGATAGCATCAGCAGGCTATACAAATCCGTGGGCTTGAGCTGATAGGGCGGCCCCTGGCGGCGTAGGGTAGCCAGCAGATCAAAGGACCAAACGCTCAGCCCAAACTCGGCCAGCAGGGCTTCGCGATGTTTTTCGAGTAGACGGGCAATGCGCAGCACCCGGCCAATCACGCTTAGAGGTGAGACATCTACCTGGGGTAGCTCGTGCTGCCACTGCTCAAGAATGTGGTCGATTCTGTCTAAGTTCATGGAGTGATTATATCTTGATATCGAGACTCTTGACATTCATCTTTATGCTCACTATCTTGATATCGAGATAGTTTTTAAGCAAGCAAATGCCCGAAGGATTAGCCATGAACGTATTACTCACCAGCGCCACCGGCTACATTGGCAGTGCCGTTGCCCGTGCCTTGCAGGCCAAGGGGCACCGAGTTGTTGCTCTGGCTCGGTCGGCGGCAACCGTCCAGCGGCTTGAGTCATCAGAAATTCGACCCCATTGGGGCGACTTGACCGATGGGGAAAGTCTGCGGCAGGCGGCGACCCAGGTGGATGCCGTCATTCACACCGCTGCCACTAATGATGCCGCCATGGCCGCAGTTGACCGGCAGGCCGTCGAAACCCTGCTAGCAGCTCTGGCTGGTACCCAAAAGCCTTTCATTTACACCAGCGGCATCTGGGTGATGGGCAATACCGGGGCAACCGTTGCCGATGAAACGTTTCCCCTCAATCCGCCCCCGCTGGTAGCCTGGCGACCTGGGGTAGAAGACCTCGTGCTAGCTGCGGCGGAACAGGGAGTGCGATCGCTGGTGATTCGTCCGGCCCTGGTCTATGGCCATGGCGGCGGGCTGCTGGCTATGCTCACCCGGACTGGACAAAGCCAGGGTGCCGTGCCCGTGATTGGCGCTGGGCAGAATGCCTGGTCGTTCGTGCATGTGGATGACCTGGCAATGCTGTATGTTGCCGCGCTGGAGCAGGCTCCAGCGGGTACGGTGCTGATTGGTGCCAGCGGGGAGTCGGTAGCCATGGGCCGGGTGGCCTTGGCCACTGCTGAGGCCGTTGGCATTGGAGAGCGATTGCAAAGGCTTTCACTAGACGAGGCCCACCAAACTTGGGGCGACCTGGCGGATGCCCTAGCGCTCGATCAACGGGTATCAGGCGATCGCGCTAGGCATTTGCTTAATTGGGTGCCAGTGGCCCCTTCGGTACTGACTGAATTGACCCAGGGATCCTATCGATTAGGAGCGATCGCGGCTTAAGTCTGAAACCGACGCTAGACACAATGCCTTTCAGGCTTGACCCAAACTGAAGTTTTTTCGAGGCAATTTCTCAATGGTTTCCCTGCGCTTGTCTGATTTGCAAAAGGTGGCTTCTCGCTGCCAAATTTGTCTCTTTTTGGGGCTAGCCCTGGGGAGTGGGGCGCTGTTGCCCATTCAAGCTAGCTTGAATGCCCAATTAGCGCGATCGCTCGACTCAGTACCCCTGGCGGCAGATATCTCCTACCTGACGGGCACCGTTGTGCTCATGGCCCTGCTGTTGAGCGGTCGGTTTGATCCGCCGGATTGGTCAGCCCTGGGCCAAACTCCCCGCTGGAGCTGGGTGGGGGGCGTGTTGGGGGCCTGGTACATCACCTCTAGCACCTACTTTGTTTCGGTGCTGGGGACGACGCTCACCTTGGGTTTAGTGGTGGGCGGGCAGGCGATCGTGGGCGTCATCACCGACCACCATGGTTGGTTGGGTGTGCCCCGGCATCGTCTGACGCCCCATCGTCGCGTTGCCCTAGGGCTGTTAACTGTTTCGCTCTTTTTGCTCACTCAACCGAGGTAATGATCGATGGATATGTTAATTGCGCTGTTGGGTGCAGCGTCGGGAGGTGGATTTTTGTCAGTGGGCGCGGCGGCCAATGCCCAACTGCGGCAAACCCTGCATTCTCCTATTGCCGCTGCGGCTATCAATTTTATGGTGGGATCGAGTACGCTAACGCTGCTGCTGGTGCTGTGGGTATTTGGCCCGCAACAGTTAGATCGACTGGGGCAGGTGCCGTGGTGGGCCTTTGGTGGGGGCGGTCTGGGGGCTATCTATGTGACAGTGAATACGCTGGTGGTGTCGCAACTGGGGCTGACGACCACTACCCTGGCGGTGGTGTGCAGCCAAATGGTGCTATCGCTGGTGATTGATCAGTGGGGTTGGTTTGGCCTGGCACCCCACCCTATCAGCGCGGCCCGCGTGGTGGCGATTGGGTTGCTGCTGGGGGCAGTCACTCTGACCCAGCTCGACCGTAATAGCCCTGCCCCCGATGCCCGTTCAGTTTCGTCGTGCGATCGCTAGTCGGGAGTGTTATCTCTGCGCCTTTGCATGGGTTGGTGCTGACGCGGTCGACCTTTCACCGGATGAATACTTCTCGGTATCAGGGTGCAGAAAACAACGCTGAGAGTTTTGGGAGCACTTGTAGAGCTAGGCTGATGGGGGCGATCGCCGATAGAGCCTCCTCCTAGCCTCACCAGCTCACCGAGCTCGCGTGGTGAAATTGAGTAAGTTTTGCAAGCTTAGGTCGCAGATTAGCAGAGTAGTTGCCTGCGCGCGCAACTAGCCATTCTGGCTTACCTCACATCTAGCCTTACGACTTCTTCACTAGCCCCTTTGGCAGTGCAGGTTGTTTCTCCAGGGGACTAGAGGTGTCTGCAGGAATATTGTCTACGTTGTCAGCCACCTTGATGTAGATAACGTGTCATTTACATCAAGGGCCAAGGGCAAAACAAACTGGCAATCAACGCGCCTACCGCCTGCACGACCTGAAGCATGACCTAGCGCAACGACTCTTAACCACCCCAACCGGTTCAAGCGAGAGATTTACCAGGGGTAGTGGCTCACCAAAGCAAACTTGGCCTTGGGCTACAGGGAACGGTCGCGGGTCTACGAATGACCTCACTGGGCAAGGGCCTGGGCCTGACGAAACTCCGCTAGCTCTGCCTTGGTCCACACGTAGTCTTGGCAGACCTGGCAGGCTTGGCGATCGCTGTCGCTAGTGGACCGGGTAAAGCGGGGATGGTGTATAAGACGGCTACAGCAGGTGTGCAGCCAGTCTGTCCAACTGCCCCCTGGCCACAGGCGCAGGGTGCGGTCGCGGCTGGCGGAGACAATGCGATCTCCAGTGGGGCTAAAGGCCACCGAGAAAACCGCGTCGGAGTGGCCTTCAAAGGCGCCGCCGATCTGCTGCCCGTCGAGGTCCCACAGGTGCAGGGTGCGGTCGCGGCTGGCGGAGACAATGCGATCTCCAGTGGGGCTAAAGGCCACCGAGAAAACCGCGTCGGAGTGGCCCTCAAAGGGACCGCCGATCTGCCGCCCGTCGAGGTCCCACAGGCGCAGGGTGCGGTCGGTGCCAGCGGAGACAATGCGATCCCTAGTGGGGCTAAAGGCCACTGCCCAAACCGCGTCGGAGTGGCCTTCGAAGGGACCGCCGATCTGCCGTCCGTCGAGGTCCCACAGGCGCAGGGTGCGGTCGGTGCCAGCGGAGACAATGCAGTTTCCAGTGGGGCTAAAGGCCACTGCCCAAACCGAGTTGGAGTGGCCTTCAAAGGGACCGCCGATCTGCTGCCCGTCAAGGTCCCACAGGCGTAGGGTACCATCGCTACCAGCGGAGACAATGCGATCCCCAGTGGGGCTAAAGGCCACCGACAAAACAATGTTGGAGTGGCCTTCAAAGGGACCACCGATCTGCCGCCCGTCGAGGTCCCACAGGCGCAGGGTGCGGTCGACGCCAGCGGAGATAATGCAATTTCCAGTGGGGCTAAAGGCCACTGCCCAAACCGCGTCGGAGTGGCCTTCAAAGGGACCACCGATCTGCCGCCCGTCGAGGTCCCATAGGCGTAGGGTGCCATCGCCGCCGGCAGAGACAATGCGATCCCCAGTGGGGCTAAAGGCCACGGACAAAACCGCGTCAGAGTGACCTTCAAAGGGACTGCCGATCTGCCGCCCGTCGAGGTCCCACAGGCGTAGGGTGCCATCGCTACCAGCGGAGACAATGCGATCCCTAGTGGGGCTAAAGGCCACTGCCCAAACCGCGTCGGAGTGGCCTTCAAAGGGACCACCGATCTGCCGCCCGTCGAGGTCCCATAGGCGCAGGGTGCCGTCCCGGCTAGCGGAGACAATGCGATCTCCGGTGGGGCTAAAGGCCACCGAGAAAACCGGGCCAGAGTGGCCTTCAAAGGGACTGCCGATCTGCCGCCCGTCGAGGTCCCATAGGCGTAGGGTGCGGTCGCTGCCAGCGGAGATAATGCAATTTCCAGTGGGGCTAAAGGCCACCGAGAAAACCGGGCCAGAGTGGCCCTCAAAGGCGCCGCCGATCTGCCGCCCGTCGAGATCCCACAGGCGCAGGGTGCCGTCCCGGCTGGCGGAGACAATGTAGTTCCCGGTGGGGCTAAAGGCCACCGACAAAACGTTTCTGGTATGGCCCTCAAAGGCACCGCCGATCTGCTGCCCGTCGAGGTTCCAAAGGCGCAGGGTGCGGTCGTCACTGGCGGAGACAATGCAATTTCCAGTAGGGCTAAAGGCCACCGACACAACTGGGCCAGAGTGGCCCTCAAAGGGACCGCCGATCTGCCGTCCGTCGAGGTCCCACAGGCGCAGGGTGCCGTCGCTGCCAGCGGAGACAATGCGATCTCCAGTAGGGCTAAAAGCCACCGACAAAACGTCTCTGGTATGGCCCTCAAAGGCACCGCCGATCTGCTGCCCGTCGAGGTTCCAAAGGCGTAGGGTGCCGTCGTCGCCGCCGGAGACGATACGGTCCCCAGTAGGGTTAAAGGCCACCGTATGAACCAAGAGCGAATGACCCTCCAGCCGTAGCCGTTCGCAAGGGTGGGTAAAAGCGCGGTGCAGGGCGTCTTGCACTGGGGCGATCACCTCGCCTTGCAGAGCATTGAGGCTAGTGCTCAACGCCTTGATAGTCAGCAGGGTTTTGTCTACAGCATTCGCTCCGGGCAGGTTGGCAATGCGGCTGCATTCCGCTCGCAGCTCGGCCTCGGCCAGCCTGTCTACCAGCTCCTGTACCTCCGCCTGACGACCAAAGAAAAACTCCTGCGTGTCGGCAGTAAAGGCTCCCAGGCCCTGGTGAGGCTCGGGCGGGGGCGGCAGCGGGGCGAGTTGGTTTTCAACAATTGCTTTGAGGCGGCGGGCCAGCTTCAGCAAAGTTTCATCTTGCTCGGTCTGGGGCATGGCTGTGAGAGGACGGCTCACCGAGTTTACCGCCTGAATCGAGGCCAGGGCGATTTCCTCTGGCCCCTGCACCGGGTCGGGATACTTAAAAGTGATCTCGTCGTAGAGGCTGTGGCGCACAATCAGCGGCAAAATGACGACGCCCCGCTGCTGGGCGTTTTTTAGCAGCACCGGCAGCTCGTTATTGTGGATGTACTCCGAGGCCAAAAACGCTGGGCTGACCAGCAGCACCGCCGCCACCGCCTGCTCCAGGCTAGCCTGAATGGTGCAGTGCCAGTCTTCTCCCGGTTCTACGTCGTTGTCAGCCCAAGCTTTAGCCAGCCCTTGGAGCTCCAGCGACCCTAGCATTTGCAGCAGGCGATCAAGCCAGCGTTGGCTAGGGTCGTCGCTGGCATTGTCGCTGCGGGCGTAGCAGATGAAGATGCGGGGCAGGGCGGCCATAGGCGACCAAAATTAGGCAGATACCCCTTTTATATACGTAAGGTTGAGTAGTTGCCTCCCGGCGCAGCTATCCGGTTGCCCATCCCTTGACTTCCGACCGAGGGCAATTAAAACAAAGCCCCCAGCGATCGCCAGGGGCAGATGTGAAATTCCATTTACGCCAAATAGCTTACCCCTGCTACCGCCCCCACTGACGAGGGCACCATGGGTAAGCAGCGGGCAGGAATCCTGAATCGTAGATGCACCCTAATAACTAACCCCCACCGGCACCGCTGGCCTGTGGGGGTTTTTGTTGAGTCTCTGCAAGATCGCGCTACAGCAAACTCAATTGCTGCATCCTGGGCTGTCCTACTTCATCGGGTATCGCTGGCCTTAGCTCGGTGAGGTAGCCTTTCCAATCAGCCCCGGTATCAGCATCGACGTGACCGTATTTATAGCCCACCTTAGACACAGTGCCTAACCGGCCATCGGGCAAGACAACGCGATCGCCGTAGGCAAAACCGTGGGGTTGAGCTGGTGCAATTCGAGAGGGGTGTAAGGGCATTGCCAGGACATATTTGCTATTCCTAAATAGCTCTGCTGAGCGTGTGACAGTTAGGTGTGGGCGGCGTGGGCGCTCAAGCGTGGGCGAGGGCGGTGTGGGTGGGTGTGGGCAGCCGTGGGCGAGGGCACCCACACCCTTATTTTTGGCTCACCCACGCCCACACCTAGATTGTGCCAGTTACCTGGTAGCGCTCAGTGCTCCCATCCTCATACCGCGTAATTTGGCCCTCGGAAATCATCAGGACTAAGATGTCTCGTACCTCATCAACCGATGCCCTGGGGCTATCAGTTGAGCGAGTGCAAGCGCCTCTAATTTCCCTCGCCGTCTTGGCCTCGCCGTGCCCCTTCAGGTAATCCAAAATCCTCAAGCCTAGGGGTTTGGGTTCGGTCGTTTCCTGGGGTTGCCGCTGAGGCTGCTGCGGTGCGCTGGTGCCATCCCCAAGGGGGCATTTAATTAGGGGCTTCAACTTCCCTTGAAACTCGGGTAAGACATCGTGGTAGATGTCCTCATCCTCACCCAGCCACAGCTGCAAGTAGCGGTTAGGGTTGCTGAGAATTTCCTCGCGTTGCTCAGTGGTGAGCCGTAGCCCGCCCATCTTTTCAATCACCGAGAGGGCCAACCGCCGCCTACTTTTCAGGGGCAGCACCATCCTGAAGTTT
It contains:
- a CDS encoding DMT family transporter, which codes for MDMLIALLGAASGGGFLSVGAAANAQLRQTLHSPIAAAAINFMVGSSTLTLLLVLWVFGPQQLDRLGQVPWWAFGGGGLGAIYVTVNTLVVSQLGLTTTTLAVVCSQMVLSLVIDQWGWFGLAPHPISAARVVAIGLLLGAVTLTQLDRNSPAPDARSVSSCDR
- a CDS encoding TIR domain-containing protein, with protein sequence MAALPRIFICYARSDNASDDPSQRWLDRLLQMLGSLELQGLAKAWADNDVEPGEDWHCTIQASLEQAVAAVLLVSPAFLASEYIHNNELPVLLKNAQQRGVVILPLIVRHSLYDEITFKYPDPVQGPEEIALASIQAVNSVSRPLTAMPQTEQDETLLKLARRLKAIVENQLAPLPPPPEPHQGLGAFTADTQEFFFGRQAEVQELVDRLAEAELRAECSRIANLPGANAVDKTLLTIKALSTSLNALQGEVIAPVQDALHRAFTHPCERLRLEGHSLLVHTVAFNPTGDRIVSGGDDGTLRLWNLDGQQIGGAFEGHTRDVLSVAFSPTGDRIVSAGSDGTLRLWDLDGRQIGGPFEGHSGPVVSVAFSPTGNCIVSASDDRTLRLWNLDGQQIGGAFEGHTRNVLSVAFSPTGNYIVSASRDGTLRLWDLDGRQIGGAFEGHSGPVFSVAFSPTGNCIISAGSDRTLRLWDLDGRQIGSPFEGHSGPVFSVAFSPTGDRIVSASRDGTLRLWDLDGRQIGGPFEGHSDAVWAVAFSPTRDRIVSAGSDGTLRLWDLDGRQIGSPFEGHSDAVLSVAFSPTGDRIVSAGGDGTLRLWDLDGRQIGGPFEGHSDAVWAVAFSPTGNCIISAGVDRTLRLWDLDGRQIGGPFEGHSNIVLSVAFSPTGDRIVSAGSDGTLRLWDLDGQQIGGPFEGHSNSVWAVAFSPTGNCIVSAGTDRTLRLWDLDGRQIGGPFEGHSDAVWAVAFSPTRDRIVSAGTDRTLRLWDLDGRQIGGPFEGHSDAVFSVAFSPTGDRIVSASRDRTLHLWDLDGQQIGGAFEGHSDAVFSVAFSPTGDRIVSASRDRTLRLWPGGSWTDWLHTCCSRLIHHPRFTRSTSDSDRQACQVCQDYVWTKAELAEFRQAQALAQ